A region of Shewanella psychromarinicola DNA encodes the following proteins:
- a CDS encoding STAS domain-containing protein, with protein MLTFAQTEKGCIARIEGPMTINNAMELKNQFISALRASQDLELDLAAVTDIDTAGLQLLIMAKQQQIFVQHNLTLIHHSKTVFEAFEILGLVSWFNDPIVITRQ; from the coding sequence ATGCTAACATTTGCACAAACAGAAAAAGGATGCATTGCTCGTATTGAAGGGCCAATGACGATAAACAATGCAATGGAATTAAAAAACCAATTTATTAGCGCCTTAAGAGCTAGTCAGGACCTAGAGTTAGATTTAGCTGCCGTCACGGATATTGATACTGCAGGATTACAACTCCTGATAATGGCAAAGCAACAACAAATTTTCGTCCAGCATAATCTTACCTTAATACATCACAGTAAAACTGTATTTGAAGCCTTTGAAATACTGGGTTTAGTCAGTTGGTTTAATGATCCTATCGTCATAACTCGACAGTAG
- a CDS encoding chemotaxis protein CheA, with the protein MDELEQVLGLYISESRELLDEMESLLLNLEQEEDKNESLSGIFRAAHTIKGSAGIFSLDDVVNFTHGVESLLDKMRDGKIKPNTELTSLLLNCKDHISLLIDNVEHKTSQTKYDELNGKALLQTLTTMGELGSTDTTQEQPIVSTQITATAAVERVNSPEVTSDNWHISVRYHPDSFRFGMDPLAILRYLATLGKIESITTLFPNFPSAFEMDPETCYLGYEINFNSQADKLEIEGAFEFIRDDSQVHILPPSSCISDYIALIKALPEQDFQLGEILVQSGSLTPNELEYALGLQRDLKSQSINMPLGSIVVNNGLTPQPVLESAIVKQNQIREVKTIEIQSIRVDAEKLDQLINLVGELVIAGASSSLHSQHSGDRILIESFSILTRLVEEVRDAALQLRMVQIGVTFNRFQRVVRDVAKELGKDIELVITGAETELDKTVVEKISDPLMHLVRNSMDHGIEAPDVRMEKQKPPKGRLCLNAYHDSGMIVIEVSDDGAGLNHEKILKKAQDRGLIKDGEAIDIKEINNLIFEPGFSTADAVTNLSGRGVGMDVVKRNITALRGTVEVQSAFGKGAIFSIRLPLTLATIEGFLVEIENSSFVIPLNMVLECVELNETNSDINANCQQSYINLRGEVLPFIRLRRMFNLGGNTPNRENVIVVSYLGSKVGLAVDKLVGEFQTVIKPLGNIFSHIQGISGSTVLGSGEVALILDVPSLVQKILTIESAKAVYSQV; encoded by the coding sequence ATGGATGAGCTCGAACAAGTATTAGGTCTGTATATTTCAGAAAGTAGAGAACTGCTAGACGAAATGGAATCCCTGTTACTTAATCTAGAACAAGAAGAAGATAAGAATGAAAGCCTCAGTGGTATTTTTCGTGCAGCCCATACAATTAAAGGATCGGCAGGTATTTTTTCGCTTGATGACGTTGTCAACTTCACTCACGGAGTCGAAAGTTTACTCGATAAAATGCGTGACGGTAAAATCAAACCTAATACGGAGCTCACATCTTTACTTTTAAATTGTAAAGACCATATTAGTTTACTCATAGATAACGTCGAGCATAAAACTAGTCAGACCAAATATGATGAGCTTAATGGTAAAGCTCTACTACAAACCTTAACTACCATGGGTGAACTAGGTAGCACCGACACTACACAGGAACAGCCTATTGTCAGTACCCAAATAACGGCTACAGCTGCAGTCGAAAGAGTCAATAGTCCAGAAGTTACAAGTGATAATTGGCATATTTCAGTTCGTTACCATCCAGACTCTTTCCGTTTTGGTATGGATCCGTTAGCCATTTTACGTTATCTAGCTACGCTAGGTAAGATAGAGTCTATTACCACTTTATTTCCAAATTTCCCCAGTGCCTTTGAGATGGATCCAGAAACCTGCTATCTAGGTTATGAGATCAACTTCAATAGTCAAGCTGACAAACTAGAGATTGAAGGGGCATTTGAGTTTATTCGCGACGATAGCCAAGTCCATATCCTGCCCCCTAGCAGTTGTATCAGTGACTATATTGCACTTATTAAAGCGTTACCTGAGCAAGATTTTCAATTAGGTGAAATTTTAGTGCAATCAGGTTCATTAACCCCTAATGAACTTGAATACGCTTTGGGACTTCAAAGAGATCTGAAGAGTCAGTCAATTAATATGCCTCTCGGGTCTATCGTCGTCAATAATGGCTTAACACCTCAACCCGTATTGGAATCGGCCATCGTCAAGCAAAATCAAATCAGAGAAGTCAAAACGATAGAAATTCAGTCTATTAGGGTAGATGCCGAAAAATTGGATCAGCTAATTAACCTGGTCGGTGAGCTAGTTATTGCCGGAGCAAGTTCTAGCCTTCATTCCCAGCATTCTGGAGATCGCATCTTGATTGAGTCTTTCTCAATACTAACTCGCCTAGTAGAAGAAGTACGAGACGCTGCATTGCAGCTACGTATGGTGCAAATCGGCGTCACCTTTAACCGTTTTCAGCGGGTGGTTCGTGATGTTGCTAAAGAGTTAGGTAAGGATATTGAGCTCGTGATCACTGGGGCCGAAACAGAATTAGATAAAACCGTTGTTGAAAAGATTAGCGACCCATTAATGCACTTGGTCCGGAACTCTATGGATCATGGAATTGAAGCGCCTGATGTTCGCATGGAAAAACAAAAGCCTCCTAAAGGTCGACTTTGCCTTAATGCTTATCACGATTCGGGCATGATAGTGATTGAAGTATCAGATGATGGTGCTGGTCTGAATCATGAAAAAATCCTCAAAAAAGCTCAAGATAGAGGCCTAATTAAGGATGGTGAAGCTATTGATATTAAAGAAATTAATAACCTTATTTTCGAACCAGGTTTCTCGACTGCTGATGCCGTGACTAACTTATCAGGCCGCGGTGTGGGTATGGATGTCGTCAAACGTAATATAACCGCCCTTCGCGGCACCGTTGAGGTGCAAAGTGCCTTTGGAAAGGGGGCGATTTTTAGCATCCGCCTGCCTTTAACCTTAGCTACTATTGAAGGCTTTCTCGTCGAGATTGAAAATTCGTCCTTTGTTATACCGTTAAATATGGTGCTTGAGTGTGTTGAATTAAACGAAACAAACTCAGATATTAACGCTAACTGCCAGCAAAGTTACATTAACCTCAGAGGAGAAGTCCTGCCTTTTATCCGCCTAAGGCGGATGTTTAACTTAGGGGGGAATACCCCAAATCGTGAAAATGTCATCGTTGTCTCTTACCTTGGCAGTAAGGTCGGTTTAGCTGTCGATAAACTTGTGGGTGAATTTCAAACGGTGATTAAACCTCTAGGTAATATATTTAGCCATATACAAGGCATAAGCGGTTCAACTGTCTTAGGTAGCGGTGAAGTCGCCCTTATCCTTGACGTCCCAAGTTTAGTACAAAAAATACTCACAATAGAATCAGCCAAAGCCGTTTACAGCCAAGTTTGA
- a CDS encoding HAMP domain-containing methyl-accepting chemotaxis protein, protein MFNNMKLSMRLGVTFALLIVLMLIIIGISLKELSMVNGITYRIVTDDWRKTVLANEIIGLANGNVKNRLELLINDSPEEQKRLHDVLASNKISIDQKTAELDLMIKLPEGKAKMAALKEMRVNFQNEFNTVNGLIEKGLKLEAIAVMLDKAMPILNAYLAAAGELVNFQGSVLEASSDVSQQSYEDAVLAMGISGIFVFIVAIGGAVLVTKSIIGQLGGEPSYVTDVVSRIAKGDLQTKVNVELNDTSSMLFAVNVMVTKLSDIIASIRTSADNLSSASEEVSSTAQSMSQGASEQAASVEETSASIEQMSASISQNTENAKVTDSMSSKAAKEADEGGIAVQKTVSAMKSIADKISIIDDIAYQTNLLALNAAIEAARAGEHGKGFAVVAAEVRKLAERSQVAAQEIGGVATNSVGLAEKAGKLLDEIVPSIKKTAELVQEISAASEEQSSGADQINIAMEQLSQITQQSASASEELAATAEEMSSQAELLQEVISFFKVDVANTPNTINKRIPPQNQTETAKPQTKTRTIANSELNFVRF, encoded by the coding sequence ATGTTTAATAACATGAAACTAAGCATGCGCCTCGGTGTCACCTTTGCGCTTTTAATTGTCCTTATGCTAATCATCATAGGAATAAGCCTGAAAGAGTTATCGATGGTTAATGGCATTACCTATCGTATAGTTACTGACGACTGGCGAAAGACAGTACTAGCTAATGAAATCATAGGCTTAGCCAATGGAAATGTTAAAAACCGCTTAGAATTGCTCATTAATGACAGTCCAGAAGAACAAAAGCGCCTTCACGATGTACTAGCCAGCAATAAAATAAGTATAGATCAAAAAACCGCAGAACTTGATTTAATGATTAAGCTACCTGAAGGCAAGGCCAAAATGGCTGCACTCAAAGAGATGCGAGTTAATTTTCAGAACGAATTTAACACAGTGAATGGTCTCATTGAGAAAGGACTAAAGCTAGAAGCTATTGCTGTGATGCTCGATAAAGCAATGCCTATCCTTAATGCGTACTTAGCAGCAGCAGGTGAACTGGTCAATTTTCAAGGCTCTGTTTTAGAAGCGTCAAGTGACGTATCTCAGCAAAGCTATGAAGACGCTGTTTTAGCAATGGGAATTTCTGGAATATTTGTCTTCATTGTCGCTATCGGTGGCGCTGTTTTAGTTACTAAGTCTATTATAGGTCAACTCGGTGGCGAACCCAGCTACGTTACAGATGTAGTTAGCCGAATTGCCAAAGGCGACTTGCAAACTAAAGTCAATGTAGAACTTAACGACACGAGCAGCATGCTCTTTGCTGTCAATGTTATGGTGACTAAATTGTCTGACATCATCGCCAGTATACGCACCTCAGCGGATAACCTTTCAAGTGCTTCAGAGGAAGTATCGTCCACTGCACAGAGTATGAGTCAAGGAGCAAGTGAGCAGGCAGCAAGTGTAGAAGAAACATCTGCATCGATAGAGCAGATGTCAGCCTCAATTAGCCAGAATACCGAGAATGCCAAGGTGACTGATAGTATGTCATCAAAAGCTGCAAAGGAGGCTGATGAAGGCGGAATTGCAGTACAGAAAACTGTGAGCGCAATGAAATCAATTGCTGATAAAATAAGCATTATCGATGATATAGCCTACCAGACTAACCTATTAGCACTAAATGCTGCCATCGAGGCCGCTCGGGCTGGCGAGCATGGTAAAGGCTTTGCTGTCGTAGCAGCAGAAGTCAGGAAACTGGCAGAACGTAGCCAAGTTGCCGCACAGGAAATCGGAGGTGTTGCCACTAATAGTGTAGGCCTAGCAGAAAAGGCAGGTAAGTTACTGGATGAAATCGTTCCGTCTATCAAGAAAACTGCTGAGCTCGTCCAAGAGATTAGTGCTGCCTCGGAAGAACAATCCTCTGGAGCGGATCAAATTAACATAGCAATGGAGCAGCTTAGCCAAATTACTCAGCAAAGCGCTTCTGCATCTGAAGAGCTGGCTGCCACTGCTGAAGAGATGAGTAGCCAAGCAGAATTACTACAAGAGGTAATCAGCTTCTTTAAAGTCGATGTAGCCAATACGCCGAATACAATAAATAAAAGAATCCCCCCACAAAATCAAACTGAAACAGCTAAACCCCAGACCAAAACAAGAACGATAGCTAATAGTGAACTAAACTTTGTTCGTTTTTAG
- a CDS encoding IS630 family transposase, with the protein MKQITLSPEQKVALETRHKSSSDRRECDRIKAILLRDENWPTPMIAQALRIHETTVVRYIDAYAHDQKLTCNSGGSLSYLSQEQTELLIAHLCEVTYLHSHQIVAYISEQFQIKYTVSGLNKWLHKHQFSYKNPKGVPHKFDEDKQTAFIEYYEQLKSSLTPDEPLLFMDAVHPTQATKITAGWIKKGVDKPIETTGSRTRINVVGAIRLGHLTEAVIEQYSKTVNGASIIDFLNQIRARYSTSGVIHLVLDGAGYHRNALVVKEAKNLNITLHYLPPYSPNLNPIERLWKVMNKHARNGQYFATTKEFRRKITDFFSITLPDIADTLGDTINDNFQKLKTAV; encoded by the coding sequence ATGAAACAAATTACACTCTCGCCAGAACAAAAAGTAGCATTGGAAACTCGACATAAAAGCTCGAGTGATAGGCGTGAGTGTGATCGCATTAAAGCCATTTTACTACGCGATGAAAATTGGCCAACGCCAATGATTGCCCAAGCGTTACGTATTCACGAAACGACCGTAGTTCGATACATTGATGCCTATGCTCACGACCAAAAACTCACGTGTAATAGTGGCGGCTCCTTAAGTTATCTGAGTCAAGAGCAAACTGAACTCTTGATTGCACACCTGTGTGAGGTGACCTACTTGCATAGCCATCAAATAGTCGCTTATATCTCAGAACAATTTCAGATTAAGTACACAGTGTCAGGCCTCAATAAATGGCTGCATAAACATCAGTTCAGCTATAAAAACCCTAAAGGGGTTCCTCACAAATTTGATGAAGACAAACAAACGGCTTTCATTGAATATTATGAGCAACTAAAATCCTCGTTAACCCCTGATGAACCGTTATTATTTATGGATGCGGTTCATCCGACCCAAGCCACAAAAATCACCGCTGGCTGGATAAAAAAAGGCGTTGATAAACCGATAGAAACGACGGGAAGCCGAACCCGTATTAACGTGGTTGGTGCAATCCGACTTGGTCACTTAACAGAAGCGGTCATTGAGCAATATAGCAAAACGGTTAACGGTGCATCCATCATCGATTTTTTAAACCAAATTAGAGCGCGTTACTCAACAAGTGGTGTTATCCATTTGGTGCTTGATGGCGCTGGATACCATCGAAATGCCTTAGTGGTTAAAGAGGCTAAAAATCTGAATATAACATTGCATTACCTGCCACCTTATAGTCCAAATTTAAACCCAATAGAACGATTGTGGAAGGTAATGAATAAGCATGCGAGGAATGGGCAATACTTCGCAACGACAAAAGAATTCCGACGAAAAATCACTGACTTTTTTAGCATCACCCTCCCCGATATTGCCGATACACTCGGTGATACAATTAATGATAACTTTCAGAAATTAAAAACTGCAGTTTGA
- a CDS encoding protein-glutamate methylesterase/protein-glutamine glutaminase — protein MKTIKVMIVDDSAIVRQVLQAVLNKDPCIEVISAVSDPLFAMTRMAIQWPDVIVLDIEMPRMDGVTFLKKIMAKRPTPVVICSTLTDKGAETTMQALSAGAVSIVTKPKIGLKNFIQDAANDITSAVKAAAKANMSNMRMPRAAVKVREKHGVENVIPSGASAMSKTTEHVVAIGTSTGGTQALEFILKALPTNSPGIVIVQHMPEKFTATFAERLNNICDIRVREARHHDRVLSGQALIAPGGKHMMLKRSGAQYLVEIIDGPLVNRHKPSVDVLFRSTAKCAGKNAVGFILTGMGDDGARGLKDMCDAGASTVAQDEQSCVVFGMPKEAIALGAANKILSLNQIPQEIMRYAYLKI, from the coding sequence ATGAAAACAATAAAAGTGATGATAGTCGATGATTCAGCCATCGTTAGGCAAGTTCTACAAGCTGTACTAAACAAAGATCCTTGTATTGAAGTAATCAGTGCGGTCTCAGATCCTCTGTTTGCGATGACCCGTATGGCTATTCAATGGCCCGACGTCATAGTGCTTGATATTGAAATGCCTAGAATGGATGGTGTTACCTTCCTCAAAAAAATCATGGCTAAGCGCCCCACTCCCGTTGTGATCTGCTCAACACTAACAGATAAAGGGGCTGAGACAACAATGCAGGCCCTTTCGGCTGGAGCGGTTAGTATTGTGACTAAACCTAAAATTGGTCTGAAAAACTTTATTCAAGATGCTGCTAATGACATTACCAGTGCCGTAAAAGCTGCTGCTAAGGCAAATATGAGTAATATGCGTATGCCCAGGGCTGCAGTAAAAGTAAGGGAAAAACATGGCGTAGAAAATGTCATCCCAAGCGGTGCATCTGCCATGTCTAAAACCACTGAACATGTAGTTGCAATAGGAACATCAACCGGGGGGACTCAAGCTTTAGAGTTTATTTTAAAAGCCTTACCCACTAATTCTCCAGGTATTGTTATTGTCCAACATATGCCAGAAAAGTTTACAGCCACCTTTGCTGAGCGGCTCAATAACATTTGTGATATTCGTGTCAGAGAAGCTCGTCATCATGATCGGGTCTTATCTGGCCAAGCTCTCATTGCTCCAGGTGGAAAACATATGATGCTTAAACGCAGCGGCGCACAATATTTAGTCGAAATCATTGATGGACCCTTAGTCAATCGTCACAAGCCTTCGGTGGATGTATTGTTTAGATCGACAGCAAAATGCGCAGGTAAAAATGCCGTTGGTTTTATTTTAACGGGTATGGGAGATGATGGCGCAAGGGGGCTAAAAGATATGTGTGATGCTGGTGCATCGACTGTAGCTCAAGACGAACAATCTTGTGTCGTGTTTGGTATGCCTAAAGAAGCCATCGCATTAGGGGCCGCCAACAAGATATTATCTCTGAATCAAATCCCACAAGAAATTATGCGCTATGCTTATTTAAAGATCTAG
- a CDS encoding chemotaxis protein CheW, which produces MKFPSTKTSNMELPVEDDRQYLTFNLKDAMYAIGILNIKEILEYSNVTPVPMMPHFIKGVINLRGAVVPVIDLSARFGNNQNCIVKRTCIIIIEVLNEEGMQDIGVMVDAVSEVIEISHSDIVPAPAFGAQIRADFIQGMGKINGDFAIILQVDKVLSVEEISMMSNLVHEQSTDTKHALDQRIM; this is translated from the coding sequence ATGAAATTTCCCAGTACAAAAACCAGCAACATGGAGCTTCCGGTCGAAGATGACAGACAATATCTGACCTTTAACCTAAAGGACGCGATGTATGCTATTGGAATCTTAAATATTAAGGAAATTTTAGAATATAGCAATGTTACCCCCGTCCCTATGATGCCCCATTTTATTAAGGGCGTAATTAATCTCAGAGGAGCCGTCGTGCCAGTTATCGATCTATCGGCTCGTTTTGGCAATAACCAGAATTGTATAGTAAAACGCACTTGTATCATTATTATTGAAGTGCTTAACGAAGAGGGAATGCAAGACATTGGTGTGATGGTCGATGCTGTGTCGGAGGTTATCGAGATAAGCCATAGTGATATAGTCCCTGCACCTGCATTCGGCGCACAAATAAGAGCCGATTTCATTCAAGGAATGGGTAAGATCAATGGTGATTTCGCGATTATTTTGCAAGTTGATAAAGTATTATCAGTAGAGGAGATCTCTATGATGAGTAACTTGGTCCACGAACAATCTACTGACACTAAACACGCCTTAGATCAAAGGATCATGTAA
- the cheD gene encoding chemoreceptor glutamine deamidase CheD, producing MPTIKQVTLQPGEFHFSQGLVKINTLLGSCVAITLWHPQKHLGGMCHYMLPCSSPSKNLELGFFADGAILMFLNEIKKHHTHPRDYQVKLFGGSNMIHQPNSKHHYFNIAEKNITAGISLLATHGFNLQNMDLGGSVHRKVSLELWNGDVWVKHGDIEVSRETL from the coding sequence ATGCCAACTATTAAACAAGTCACCCTACAACCAGGGGAGTTTCATTTCAGCCAAGGCCTGGTTAAAATAAATACCCTACTTGGCTCATGCGTTGCCATCACCCTGTGGCATCCTCAAAAGCATTTAGGGGGTATGTGTCACTATATGCTGCCTTGCAGTAGCCCATCAAAAAACCTGGAACTGGGATTTTTTGCTGATGGTGCTATTTTAATGTTTTTAAATGAAATTAAGAAACACCACACCCACCCACGGGACTATCAAGTAAAACTATTTGGTGGCAGCAATATGATTCATCAGCCTAATAGTAAACATCACTATTTCAATATAGCAGAAAAAAATATTACCGCGGGAATATCATTATTAGCTACACATGGATTTAACTTACAAAACATGGATTTAGGAGGGTCAGTTCACAGAAAAGTATCTTTAGAGTTATGGAATGGGGATGTATGGGTTAAACACGGTGATATTGAAGTGAGTAGAGAAACGCTATGA
- a CDS encoding CheR family methyltransferase produces the protein MDILHLSDKEFSLFKHMIYDIAGINLSDNKKALVKSRLAKRVKYFGLNSYRQYFDMIQNQTHNEYQIAIDLLTTHETFFFREQKHFDFIKDMIIPTWNMCQHRVWSAASSSGEEAFSLAMVLAENLRNRNWEIIGTDISTKILEQARGGHYAIERSGNIPKHYLKKYCLKGVGQEDGTFIICPELRGNVQFIHANLKNNLSHLGSFDIIFLRNVLIYFDVKTKEQIVSQLLKQLKPNGYFIVGHSESLSGVVDNLKTIVPSVYQKQ, from the coding sequence ATGGATATTTTGCACCTCAGCGACAAAGAGTTTTCCCTATTCAAACACATGATTTACGATATTGCAGGTATCAATTTATCAGATAATAAAAAGGCTCTCGTCAAAAGCCGTCTGGCGAAACGGGTAAAATATTTTGGCCTTAATAGTTACCGTCAGTATTTTGATATGATACAAAATCAAACTCATAATGAATACCAAATCGCTATTGATTTGCTGACGACTCATGAAACTTTTTTCTTTCGTGAGCAAAAACACTTCGATTTCATAAAAGACATGATCATACCCACTTGGAATATGTGCCAACATCGTGTGTGGAGTGCTGCCAGCTCATCGGGAGAAGAAGCATTTTCACTTGCAATGGTGTTAGCCGAAAACTTAAGAAATAGAAATTGGGAGATTATCGGTACGGACATAAGTACGAAAATTTTAGAGCAAGCTCGTGGTGGCCATTATGCTATTGAAAGAAGCGGAAATATTCCAAAACACTATTTAAAGAAGTACTGCCTAAAAGGAGTAGGCCAAGAAGATGGGACCTTTATTATCTGCCCTGAGCTTAGAGGAAATGTGCAGTTTATTCATGCAAATTTAAAGAATAACTTAAGTCACCTAGGTAGTTTTGATATTATATTCCTTCGTAATGTACTAATTTACTTTGACGTAAAAACAAAGGAACAAATAGTATCTCAATTACTTAAGCAATTAAAACCCAACGGTTATTTTATCGTTGGGCACTCAGAAAGCCTAAGCGGAGTGGTCGATAACCTTAAAACCATTGTTCCTTCAGTGTATCAAAAACAATGA
- a CDS encoding response regulator has translation MAKTILIVDDSASLRLVVSIALKGAGYKTVEACDGVDALKKLASNQINLIISDVNMPNMDGISMIKEVKKLSAHKFTPIIMLTTESQTGKKSEGQAAGARAWVVKPFQPQQMIVAVAKLI, from the coding sequence ATGGCTAAAACAATATTGATAGTGGATGATTCAGCAAGTTTAAGGCTAGTAGTGAGTATTGCGCTTAAAGGAGCTGGTTATAAAACAGTGGAAGCCTGTGATGGCGTCGATGCCCTCAAAAAGCTAGCCAGCAACCAAATTAACTTAATTATTAGCGACGTTAACATGCCAAACATGGATGGCATTAGCATGATAAAAGAAGTTAAAAAACTTTCAGCTCATAAGTTTACTCCTATCATAATGTTAACAACTGAATCTCAGACCGGAAAAAAATCTGAAGGGCAAGCTGCTGGCGCCAGAGCTTGGGTAGTTAAACCTTTTCAACCTCAACAAATGATTGTGGCTGTAGCCAAGTTAATTTAA
- a CDS encoding methyl-accepting chemotaxis protein yields MRTGVHIYPPVLGILGSILLLSLSQITLGIAISALLLVGLGLLSGHWVEQSFSSINAQLIVQQSHTTTEINSKKIMSNIDKLCVEVFPIWSRQIETTRAHTEIATTDLANNFSCLVDRLSHVFPIHDDLSNDKHEKNSIESTFTAAEQSLHSVIASLQATQHDRAAILNEVRMLTTYTDQLKNMASEVDAIAGQTNLLALNAAIEAARAGETGRGFAVVADEVRKLSSLSSETGKNMTKKVNVINAAVNSAFSLAEKASEDDDGIMARAEHTIKEVLSSFSATVDDLAKSKQAMQQEGQHIQQEIAEMLVSLQFQDRTSQILTQVNKSIEELSLTINQAHNNLQIGQEFTDKDLNHWLTKMEKGYAMLEQRKNHGSDKKQLHVTENITFF; encoded by the coding sequence ATGCGTACAGGAGTTCATATTTACCCGCCAGTGCTGGGGATCCTTGGTAGTATTCTTTTATTATCACTTTCTCAAATTACCTTGGGGATCGCTATCAGTGCACTACTCTTAGTTGGGTTAGGCCTGCTCTCTGGCCATTGGGTAGAACAATCATTCAGCTCAATTAATGCACAACTTATCGTGCAGCAATCTCACACTACAACTGAAATTAATTCTAAGAAAATCATGAGCAATATAGACAAGCTCTGTGTCGAAGTATTCCCTATTTGGAGCCGTCAGATTGAAACAACCAGAGCGCACACAGAAATTGCAACAACAGATCTTGCCAATAATTTTAGCTGTTTAGTTGATCGTTTAAGTCACGTTTTTCCCATTCATGACGATTTAAGCAACGATAAGCATGAAAAAAATTCTATTGAGAGTACTTTTACTGCCGCAGAACAATCTCTTCACAGCGTAATAGCCTCACTGCAAGCCACTCAACACGATAGAGCAGCCATTTTAAATGAAGTTCGTATGCTGACCACCTACACTGATCAATTAAAAAATATGGCATCTGAAGTCGATGCTATCGCAGGGCAAACTAACTTGCTAGCTCTCAATGCCGCCATCGAAGCGGCTAGAGCTGGTGAAACAGGGAGAGGCTTTGCCGTAGTAGCCGATGAAGTGCGAAAACTGTCATCATTATCGAGCGAAACTGGTAAAAATATGACTAAAAAAGTCAATGTCATAAATGCTGCAGTCAATAGTGCATTTTCCTTGGCGGAAAAAGCCTCCGAAGATGATGATGGCATAATGGCGAGGGCCGAGCATACAATAAAAGAAGTCTTATCTAGCTTTTCAGCCACTGTCGATGATTTAGCTAAATCTAAACAAGCCATGCAACAAGAAGGACAGCATATACAACAAGAAATAGCTGAAATGTTGGTCTCTTTGCAATTTCAAGATAGGACTAGCCAGATTTTAACTCAAGTTAATAAAAGTATTGAAGAGCTAAGCCTGACCATCAATCAAGCACATAATAACCTACAAATCGGACAAGAATTTACCGATAAAGATCTCAACCATTGGTTAACTAAAATGGAAAAAGGCTACGCAATGCTCGAACAGCGAAAAAATCATGGCTCAGATAAAAAGCAACTTCATGTAACTGAAAATATTACTTTCTTTTAA